One Kitasatospora sp. MAP12-44 DNA segment encodes these proteins:
- a CDS encoding cupin domain-containing protein — protein MAVIRTVTIEPGANTGWHYHPAQVQAVVLSGTLTRVLADGRVEITRSGQSLVELAGPEQLHIGYNHGVDRVVILANYQVAEGCPLSVPALAPKLAARRAGEADLVGPAGKP, from the coding sequence ATGGCCGTGATTCGTACCGTCACTATCGAGCCGGGCGCGAACACCGGCTGGCACTACCACCCGGCCCAGGTCCAGGCGGTGGTCCTCTCCGGGACGCTGACCCGGGTACTGGCGGACGGCCGAGTGGAGATCACCCGGTCCGGGCAGTCACTGGTCGAGCTCGCGGGGCCCGAGCAGCTGCACATCGGCTACAACCACGGCGTGGACCGCGTGGTGATCCTCGCCAACTACCAGGTCGCCGAGGGCTGCCCGCTCTCGGTCCCGGCCCTGGCCCCGAAGCTGGCCGCCCGGCGGGCCGGTGAGGCGGATCTGGTGGGACCCGCGGGAAAGCCGTAA
- a CDS encoding DUF3093 domain-containing protein codes for MYDERLTAPRSWWLLPVATGLSFGLILLRFGSMPGLIGLVAGIVAGSMGLSSYGSARIRVVQGSLVAGKARIPLSALGRTQPLDPAETVAWRSVKADPRAFMLLRSYVRTALRVEVTDPADPTPYLYLSTRDPEGLAAAIGKAKDAKDENAKAKDAKDENAKAKAAKDEDAEAQG; via the coding sequence ATGTACGACGAACGCCTCACCGCGCCCCGCTCCTGGTGGCTGCTGCCGGTCGCCACCGGCCTCTCGTTCGGTCTGATCCTGCTGCGCTTCGGCTCGATGCCCGGGCTGATCGGCCTGGTCGCGGGCATCGTCGCGGGCTCGATGGGGCTCAGCAGCTACGGCTCGGCCCGGATCCGGGTGGTGCAGGGCTCGCTGGTGGCCGGCAAGGCCAGGATCCCGCTCTCCGCCCTGGGCCGCACGCAACCGCTGGACCCGGCGGAGACGGTGGCCTGGCGCTCGGTGAAGGCCGACCCGCGGGCCTTCATGCTGCTGCGCAGCTATGTCCGGACGGCGCTGCGGGTGGAGGTCACCGACCCCGCGGACCCGACGCCGTACCTCTATCTGTCCACCCGGGACCCGGAGGGCCTAGCGGCCGCGATCGGCAAGGCCAAGGACGCGAAGGACGAGAACGCCAAGGCCAAGGACGCGAAGGACGAGAACGCCAAGGCCAAGGCCGCGAAGGATGAGGACGCCGAAGCCCAGGGCTGA
- a CDS encoding DUF3710 domain-containing protein has product MTVFRRRHKSEDAVEPLSEDAISADETADDVEGFADSESELTDAAEELEEDPADRVGLPPAPRPDGPWDHSELENPEEGRVDLGGLLVPGVEGMELRVEVAGDAIVAATLVLGNSAIQLQAFAAPKSEGIWGEVREEIAGGITSQGGLVEEEEGPLGWHLRAQVPVQLPDGTHGVQLVRFVGCDGPRWFLRGVISGQAAVQPESASVLEQVFRQTVVVRGETPMAPRDPIVLKLPEDAQMVADGGVGTPEAEASRFGDATLSPFARGPEITEVR; this is encoded by the coding sequence GTGACCGTGTTCCGTCGTCGCCATAAGAGCGAGGACGCTGTCGAGCCGCTCTCCGAGGACGCCATCAGCGCCGACGAGACGGCCGATGACGTCGAAGGTTTCGCCGACTCCGAGAGCGAGCTGACCGACGCCGCCGAGGAGCTGGAGGAGGACCCGGCCGACCGCGTCGGGCTGCCGCCGGCCCCGCGCCCGGACGGTCCGTGGGACCACTCCGAGCTGGAGAACCCCGAGGAAGGCCGAGTCGACCTCGGCGGTCTGCTCGTTCCGGGTGTCGAGGGCATGGAGCTCCGGGTGGAGGTGGCCGGCGACGCCATCGTGGCCGCCACCCTGGTGCTCGGTAACAGCGCCATTCAGCTGCAGGCCTTTGCAGCGCCCAAGTCCGAGGGCATCTGGGGCGAGGTCCGTGAGGAGATCGCCGGCGGCATCACCTCGCAGGGCGGGCTGGTCGAGGAGGAGGAGGGCCCGCTGGGCTGGCACCTCCGCGCTCAGGTCCCGGTCCAGCTGCCGGACGGCACGCACGGGGTGCAGCTGGTGCGCTTCGTCGGCTGCGACGGCCCGCGCTGGTTCCTGCGCGGCGTCATCTCCGGTCAGGCAGCCGTCCAGCCGGAGTCCGCGAGCGTGCTGGAGCAGGTCTTCCGGCAGACCGTGGTGGTCCGGGGCGAGACTCCGATGGCTCCGCGCGACCCGATCGTGCTCAAGCTGCCGGAGGACGCCCAGATGGTGGCGGACGGCGGCGTGGGCACCCCCGAGGCCGAGGCCTCGCGATTCGGTGACGCGACGCTGAGCCCGTTCGCGCGCGGCCCGGAGATCACCGAGGTCCGCTGA
- a CDS encoding PaaI family thioesterase, with translation MRHAEAPAPGTLLGSHYMHCFGCGPQQSGGLQLKVRAGQGVDVTAEFVVKAVHQGGPGLAHGGILVSAMDETLGSLNWILHLASVTGRLETDFVRPVPVDSLLHIRAWATGVHGRKLYCAAEGRIGGPSGPIAIRAQALFIQVKLEHFTTHGRSEDIKAALDDPDLFKRARAFEVNP, from the coding sequence GTGCGGCACGCCGAGGCCCCGGCTCCCGGCACCCTGCTGGGCTCGCACTACATGCACTGCTTCGGCTGCGGACCGCAGCAGAGCGGCGGCCTGCAGCTGAAGGTCAGGGCGGGCCAAGGAGTGGACGTCACCGCGGAGTTCGTGGTCAAGGCGGTCCACCAGGGCGGCCCCGGCCTCGCTCACGGCGGGATCCTGGTCAGCGCCATGGACGAGACGCTCGGCTCACTCAACTGGATCCTGCACCTGGCCTCCGTCACCGGGCGGCTGGAGACCGACTTCGTCCGGCCGGTGCCGGTCGACTCGCTGCTGCACATCCGTGCCTGGGCGACCGGCGTGCACGGACGGAAGCTCTACTGTGCGGCCGAGGGCCGGATCGGCGGCCCCTCAGGACCGATAGCGATCCGGGCGCAGGCACTCTTCATCCAGGTGAAGCTGGAACACTTCACCACGCACGGTCGGTCCGAGGACATCAAGGCAGCCCTGGACGACCCTGACCTGTTCAAGAGAGCCAGAGCCTTCGAGGTGAATCCGTGA
- a CDS encoding YigZ family protein translates to MSQPAPKPYLTIRTDGSHEIEVKRSRFICHLARVGDEEQAQAFIAAIRKQYWDARHNCTAFVVGEDQRRERSNDDGEPGGTAGVPMLEVLRRRGLTDTVAVVTRYFGGVLLGAGGLVRAYGGAVSEAVDAIGTVERRPVAVLVVEVDHTRAGRLENDLRAAGHAVRELRYEASGVLIEVGIPEPAVADFHAWLAAASAGSAVAVLAGYSYLEE, encoded by the coding sequence ATGTCGCAGCCAGCCCCGAAGCCGTACCTGACCATCCGGACGGACGGCAGCCACGAGATCGAGGTGAAGCGCTCCCGCTTCATCTGCCATCTCGCCCGGGTCGGCGACGAGGAGCAGGCGCAGGCGTTCATCGCCGCGATCCGCAAGCAGTACTGGGACGCCCGGCACAACTGCACCGCCTTCGTCGTCGGTGAGGACCAGCGCCGCGAGCGCTCCAACGACGACGGCGAGCCCGGCGGCACCGCGGGTGTGCCGATGCTGGAGGTGCTGCGCCGGCGCGGGCTCACCGACACCGTCGCCGTGGTCACCCGCTACTTCGGCGGGGTGCTGCTGGGCGCCGGCGGGCTGGTCCGGGCGTACGGCGGCGCGGTGTCCGAGGCGGTCGACGCGATCGGGACGGTCGAGCGGCGCCCGGTGGCTGTCCTGGTCGTCGAGGTGGACCACACCCGGGCCGGGCGGCTGGAGAACGACCTGCGGGCGGCCGGCCACGCTGTGCGCGAGCTGCGGTACGAGGCGTCGGGCGTGCTGATCGAGGTCGGCATCCCGGAGCCGGCGGTGGCGGACTTCCACGCCTGGCTCGCCGCGGCCAGCGCGGGCTCCGCCGTGGCGGTCCTGGCTGGGTACAGCTATCTCGAAGAGTGA
- a CDS encoding DUF4193 domain-containing protein yields the protein MATDYDTPRKTDDDLNEDSIEELKARRNEKSTSSVDVDEFDAAEGLELPGADLSNEELSVRVLPRQADEFTCMSCFLVHHRSQLYSEKNGNPICRDCGA from the coding sequence ATGGCAACGGACTACGACACCCCGCGCAAGACCGATGACGACCTCAACGAGGACAGCATCGAGGAACTGAAGGCGCGTCGGAACGAGAAGTCGACCAGCTCGGTCGACGTCGACGAGTTCGATGCGGCGGAGGGCCTCGAACTGCCCGGCGCTGATCTGTCCAACGAGGAACTGTCCGTCAGGGTGCTGCCGCGCCAGGCCGACGAGTTCACCTGCATGAGCTGCTTCCTGGTGCACCACCGCAGCCAGCTGTACAGCGAGAAGAACGGCAACCCGATCTGCCGGGACTGCGGAGCCTGA
- a CDS encoding restriction endonuclease has translation MQDSTKSQSAEDRAVGARTGFLAAMFPASATSADPLGSDEAAGAEQPQAADALDQAVAEHARAAQQTHRQTAAVRVELDRLADLLQRLALPVSAMDFETQRRSYEPRPYPAGPAEAGIGREPQWQDFAPAEPESADPEAAAPRRLLDSGFQRELAQARLAHQRALRAWRSERANAADPAEAASRLAHEQAEQARARAVQEYNDSLEECRRAYRQVEPAAVESLLERALAAAEAATPDLPAACRAFFRPLTRTAVLDLDLPPLDLVPSLDGYRLAPDGEIAPVPRAAGDRVADYLRLVSRLALRALQAADAVDTDGVLTGVVLNGWLRGPDTRCLLTVDADRDALARTRFVTGPELCADESEPGVYADAEQDEALLRLRELGAAVSPDPYARVGVQPCATAGAAVPAVGDLSPAEFAGLVRELFTRGGLTDWSVLLRGPSGLVATGSGAPDSALPGRWVVCASRRPGPVGEAEVRTLAEAVKEESAGNGLWLTAGDFTEEALDLVATEEYRRIHLADGAGFRSLAETHLGLPLSVGTE, from the coding sequence ATGCAGGATTCGACCAAGAGCCAGTCGGCCGAGGACCGGGCCGTCGGCGCCCGCACGGGTTTCCTGGCCGCGATGTTCCCGGCCTCGGCGACCTCCGCGGATCCGCTCGGCTCCGATGAGGCCGCGGGCGCCGAGCAGCCGCAGGCGGCGGACGCGCTGGACCAGGCGGTCGCCGAGCACGCGCGGGCGGCCCAGCAGACCCACCGGCAGACCGCCGCGGTGCGCGTCGAGCTGGACCGGCTCGCTGACCTGCTGCAGCGGCTCGCGCTGCCGGTCAGCGCGATGGACTTCGAGACCCAGCGCCGCAGTTACGAGCCCCGGCCCTACCCGGCCGGCCCGGCCGAAGCCGGGATCGGACGCGAGCCGCAGTGGCAGGACTTCGCCCCGGCCGAGCCGGAGTCGGCCGACCCGGAGGCCGCCGCGCCCAGGCGGCTGCTGGACTCCGGGTTCCAGCGCGAGCTGGCCCAGGCCCGGCTGGCCCACCAGCGCGCCCTGCGCGCCTGGCGCTCCGAGCGGGCGAACGCCGCGGACCCGGCCGAGGCCGCCTCCCGGCTCGCCCACGAGCAGGCCGAGCAGGCCAGGGCGCGGGCCGTCCAGGAGTACAACGACAGCCTGGAGGAGTGCCGGCGGGCCTACCGGCAGGTCGAGCCGGCCGCCGTCGAGTCGCTGCTGGAACGCGCGCTGGCCGCCGCCGAGGCGGCCACCCCCGACCTGCCCGCCGCCTGCCGGGCGTTCTTCCGCCCGCTGACCAGGACGGCCGTCCTCGACCTCGACCTGCCTCCGCTGGACCTGGTGCCCTCGCTGGACGGCTACCGGCTGGCCCCCGACGGCGAGATCGCCCCGGTGCCCCGCGCTGCCGGCGACCGGGTGGCCGACTACCTGCGGCTGGTCTCCCGGTTGGCGCTGCGGGCCCTGCAGGCGGCCGACGCGGTCGACACCGACGGCGTGCTGACCGGTGTGGTGCTCAACGGCTGGCTGCGCGGCCCCGACACCCGCTGCCTGCTGACCGTCGACGCCGACCGCGACGCGCTGGCCAGGACCAGGTTCGTCACCGGCCCCGAGCTCTGCGCGGACGAGAGCGAGCCGGGCGTGTACGCCGACGCCGAGCAGGACGAGGCGCTGCTGCGGCTGCGCGAGCTGGGCGCCGCCGTCAGCCCCGACCCGTACGCGCGGGTCGGGGTGCAGCCGTGCGCCACGGCCGGCGCGGCCGTACCGGCGGTGGGGGACCTCTCGCCCGCCGAGTTCGCCGGCCTGGTCCGCGAGCTCTTCACCCGCGGCGGCCTGACCGACTGGAGCGTTCTGCTGCGCGGGCCGTCCGGTCTGGTGGCGACCGGCAGCGGCGCCCCGGACAGCGCGCTGCCCGGACGCTGGGTGGTCTGCGCCTCCCGGCGGCCCGGACCGGTGGGGGAAGCGGAGGTCCGCACCCTGGCGGAGGCGGTCAAGGAGGAGTCGGCGGGCAACGGACTCTGGCTGACCGCCGGGGACTTCACCGAGGAGGCGCTCGACCTGGTCGCCACCGAGGAGTACCGGCGGATCCACCTGGCCGACGGGGCGGGCTTCCGCTCCCTCGCCGAGACCCACCTGGGCCTGCCGCTCTCGGTCGGCACCGAGTAG
- a CDS encoding aldolase/citrate lyase family protein, which translates to MSQVEVDGGAAAAAPEGLTFSRPARAGVDALLGPVDAELARRYPGDSGSRQPVHTVYVPADAFAADTVQSWGRQALEAFDTHAGTPAELAEALGVPADELITEVHARVRAKLQREPIEDLRIDFEDGYGPRPDAEEDAEAIRAAQLIAAAVADGSAPPYIGIRIKCMEAAVRDRGIRTLELFLATLLAGGRPLPAGLVLTLPKVTYPEQVTALVRLLEDFEQRAGLPAKRIGFEIQIETTQAILGADGRATVALLIDAAEGRATGLHYGTFDYSASCGVSAAYQSMDHPVADHAKAVMQVAAAGTGVRLSDGSTNVIPTGPTEQVFAAWNLHHRLVRRSLARAYYQGWDMHPAHLPTRFAAVYAFYREGLATAAARLAAYVAKAGGDVMDEPATAKALSGYLLRGLDCGAVDLAEVTALTGLDRKQLDALSGR; encoded by the coding sequence ATGTCGCAGGTCGAGGTGGACGGTGGCGCTGCCGCGGCGGCTCCGGAGGGCCTGACGTTCTCCCGCCCCGCGCGGGCGGGCGTCGACGCGCTGCTCGGGCCGGTCGATGCCGAGCTGGCCCGCCGCTACCCGGGTGACTCCGGCAGCCGGCAGCCGGTCCACACGGTCTACGTCCCGGCTGACGCCTTCGCCGCCGACACCGTGCAGAGCTGGGGCCGGCAGGCCCTGGAGGCGTTCGACACGCACGCGGGCACCCCGGCCGAGCTGGCCGAGGCGCTCGGCGTCCCGGCCGACGAGCTGATCACCGAGGTGCACGCCCGGGTCCGGGCCAAGCTCCAGCGCGAGCCGATCGAGGACCTGCGGATCGACTTCGAGGACGGCTACGGCCCGCGCCCCGACGCCGAGGAGGACGCCGAGGCGATCCGCGCGGCCCAGCTGATCGCCGCCGCGGTGGCCGACGGCAGCGCACCGCCGTACATCGGCATCCGGATCAAGTGCATGGAGGCGGCGGTCCGCGACCGCGGCATCCGCACCCTGGAGCTCTTCCTCGCCACCCTGCTCGCCGGTGGCCGCCCGCTGCCCGCCGGCCTGGTGCTCACGCTCCCGAAGGTCACCTACCCCGAGCAGGTCACCGCGCTGGTCCGGCTGCTGGAGGACTTCGAGCAGCGCGCCGGGCTCCCCGCCAAGCGGATCGGCTTCGAGATCCAGATCGAGACCACCCAGGCCATCCTCGGTGCCGACGGCCGGGCCACCGTCGCGCTGCTGATCGACGCGGCCGAGGGCCGGGCCACCGGCCTGCACTACGGCACTTTCGACTACAGCGCCTCCTGCGGGGTGAGCGCGGCCTACCAGAGCATGGACCACCCGGTCGCCGACCACGCGAAGGCCGTCATGCAGGTGGCGGCGGCCGGTACCGGCGTGCGGCTGTCCGACGGTTCGACCAACGTCATCCCGACCGGCCCCACCGAGCAGGTCTTCGCGGCCTGGAACCTGCACCACCGCCTGGTCCGCCGCTCGCTGGCCCGCGCCTACTACCAGGGCTGGGACATGCACCCCGCCCACCTGCCGACCCGTTTTGCGGCGGTCTACGCCTTCTACCGCGAGGGCCTGGCCACCGCTGCGGCCCGCCTGGCCGCGTATGTGGCCAAGGCCGGCGGCGACGTCATGGACGAGCCGGCCACCGCCAAGGCGCTCAGCGGCTACCTGCTGCGCGGCCTGGACTGCGGTGCGGTCGACCTGGCCGAGGTCACCGCGCTCACCGGCCTCGACCGCAAGCAGCTGGACGCCCTCTCCGGCCGGTAG
- a CDS encoding acyl-ACP desaturase — translation MTIAPAQRTGSTAWTDARLILALEEVVETELNRHLAIAKEWMPHEYIPWSQGRDFDGVLGGEAWSLEQSKVTPLGRIALVVNLLTEDNLPSYHHEIATMFGREGAWGTWVHRWTAEEGRHGIALRDYLLATRAVDPVALERARMEHMAEGFQSDNSHSMLHSVAYVAFQELATRISHRNTGHFAGDPLCEQLLAKIANDENLHMVFYRNLLKAALEIAPDLAMQAVRDVVTDFRMPGHGMPGFERSAAQIAIGGIYNLRIHHDDVLQPVLRHLKVMEIGGLGPAGLQAQQELGLFLDGLDTQATRFDERQAALLARRAANAAKK, via the coding sequence GTGACCATCGCACCCGCCCAGCGCACCGGTTCGACCGCCTGGACCGATGCCCGGCTGATCCTCGCCCTCGAAGAGGTGGTCGAGACCGAGCTCAACCGCCACCTCGCCATAGCGAAGGAATGGATGCCCCACGAGTACATCCCGTGGAGCCAGGGGCGGGACTTCGACGGGGTACTCGGCGGCGAGGCCTGGTCGCTCGAGCAGTCCAAGGTCACCCCGCTCGGCCGGATCGCCCTGGTGGTCAACCTGCTGACCGAGGACAACCTCCCCAGCTACCACCACGAGATCGCCACCATGTTCGGCCGTGAGGGCGCCTGGGGGACCTGGGTGCACCGCTGGACGGCCGAGGAGGGCCGGCACGGCATCGCACTGCGGGACTACCTGCTGGCGACCCGCGCGGTGGACCCGGTGGCCCTGGAGCGGGCCCGGATGGAGCACATGGCGGAGGGCTTCCAGTCCGACAACTCGCACAGCATGCTGCACTCGGTGGCCTACGTCGCCTTCCAGGAGCTCGCCACCCGGATCTCGCACCGCAACACCGGCCACTTCGCCGGCGACCCGCTCTGCGAGCAGCTGCTGGCGAAGATCGCCAACGACGAGAACCTGCACATGGTCTTCTACCGCAACCTGCTCAAGGCCGCCCTGGAGATCGCCCCGGACCTGGCCATGCAGGCCGTCCGTGACGTCGTCACGGACTTCCGGATGCCCGGGCACGGCATGCCCGGTTTCGAGCGCTCGGCCGCCCAGATCGCCATCGGCGGCATCTACAACCTGCGGATCCACCACGATGACGTGCTGCAGCCGGTGCTGCGCCACCTCAAGGTGATGGAGATCGGCGGCCTTGGCCCGGCCGGTCTGCAGGCCCAGCAGGAGCTCGGCCTCTTCCTGGACGGACTGGACACCCAGGCCACCCGCTTCGACGAGCGGCAGGCTGCGCTGCTGGCTCGACGGGCTGCCAACGCGGCCAAGAAGTAG
- a CDS encoding DUF2637 domain-containing protein, which produces MARPSLTRTHRALLGLVAAGACLISGIGFAGSYSAVRELALHKGFGTFSYAFPIGVDAGIVVLLALDLVLTWLRIPFPLLRQTAWLLTVATISFNAAASWGDPLGMGMHAVIPVLFVVVVEASRHAVGRIAAITADRHMDSVRLMRWLLSPVPTFRLWRRMKLWELRSYDEVVRLEQNRLVYRAQLRFRYGRGWRRSAPIQALLPLKLAKYGVPLDLTVLDRIDGPAPAEVSAAGSVPAVSPAVAVPTLAKLAAARWRDAQGGAGEGEPAASVTPQPSPVREPQSARVQPARVQHAGPRPMPVAGTGRPPGQMSPWFKPPRVPRPHPVQPQPAQSQAAQPGPAQARPEQRAQVNGNGQVGTGLGARLREAQRAEEQPQETLEVPVQAAAQDERSVFEERVPAPAEPEDEQLVQGPELTVDLCVEAVLSYREEQNRDPEEAELARYLTTQYGVSGHRPGSPVGADQIRKLLPEVRARFAGMGRE; this is translated from the coding sequence ATGGCACGTCCATCCCTTACCCGCACCCACCGGGCACTGCTTGGCCTGGTGGCGGCCGGCGCCTGCCTGATCTCCGGGATCGGCTTTGCGGGCTCGTACTCGGCGGTGCGGGAGCTGGCGCTGCACAAGGGTTTCGGGACCTTCTCGTACGCGTTCCCGATCGGTGTCGACGCGGGCATCGTCGTGCTGCTCGCTCTTGACCTGGTGCTGACCTGGCTCCGCATACCGTTCCCGTTGCTCCGCCAGACGGCCTGGCTGCTCACGGTGGCCACCATCTCCTTCAATGCGGCGGCGTCCTGGGGCGATCCGCTGGGCATGGGGATGCACGCCGTGATCCCGGTGCTGTTCGTCGTGGTGGTCGAGGCGTCCCGGCATGCGGTCGGGCGGATCGCGGCGATCACGGCCGACCGGCACATGGATTCCGTCCGGTTGATGCGCTGGCTGCTCTCACCCGTGCCGACCTTCCGGCTCTGGCGCCGGATGAAGCTCTGGGAGCTGCGTTCTTATGACGAGGTGGTCCGGCTTGAGCAGAACCGCCTGGTGTACCGCGCCCAGCTGCGCTTCCGGTACGGGCGCGGCTGGCGGCGCTCGGCGCCGATCCAGGCACTGCTGCCGCTCAAGCTGGCCAAGTACGGGGTGCCGCTCGATCTGACGGTGCTGGACCGGATCGACGGGCCGGCTCCGGCGGAGGTGTCGGCAGCCGGTTCGGTGCCCGCAGTGTCGCCGGCGGTGGCGGTCCCGACGCTGGCGAAGCTGGCCGCGGCCCGCTGGCGGGACGCGCAGGGCGGCGCGGGAGAAGGGGAGCCGGCGGCGAGTGTGACTCCGCAGCCGTCGCCGGTCCGTGAGCCGCAGTCGGCTCGCGTTCAGCCCGCTCGCGTTCAGCATGCCGGTCCCCGGCCGATGCCGGTGGCGGGCACGGGGCGGCCGCCCGGCCAGATGTCCCCGTGGTTCAAGCCACCGCGGGTGCCCCGCCCGCACCCGGTCCAGCCGCAGCCGGCTCAGTCCCAGGCCGCTCAGCCCGGTCCGGCGCAGGCTCGGCCCGAGCAGCGCGCGCAGGTCAACGGGAACGGGCAGGTCGGCACCGGGCTCGGCGCTCGGCTGCGCGAGGCCCAGCGGGCCGAGGAGCAGCCGCAGGAGACGCTTGAAGTCCCGGTTCAGGCCGCGGCGCAGGACGAGCGCAGTGTCTTCGAGGAGCGGGTTCCGGCGCCGGCCGAGCCGGAGGACGAACAGCTGGTCCAGGGGCCGGAGCTGACGGTCGATCTCTGTGTCGAGGCGGTCCTCTCCTACCGGGAAGAGCAGAACCGGGACCCCGAGGAGGCGGAGCTGGCCCGCTATCTCACCACTCAGTACGGCGTCAGCGGCCACCGCCCCGGCAGCCCGGTCGGCGCCGACCAGATCCGCAAGCTGCTGCCGGAGGTGCGAGCCCGCTTCGCCGGCATGGGACGGGAGTAG
- the dut gene encoding dUTP diphosphatase: MSTTARPPVDVLIRRLDPELPLPAYAQPGDAGADLCAAVDADLEPGERTVIPTGVAIALPDGYAAFVHPRSGLAARCGVALVNAPGTVDAGYRGEIKVIVVNLDPRERVSFRRGDRIAQLVIQQVEKARFHEVAELPGSARAEGGFGSTGGHAAV; this comes from the coding sequence GTGAGCACCACCGCCCGTCCCCCGGTCGACGTCCTGATCCGGCGACTGGACCCTGAACTCCCGCTGCCGGCGTACGCCCAGCCGGGGGATGCCGGAGCAGATCTCTGCGCCGCCGTCGACGCGGACCTCGAACCGGGTGAGCGGACCGTCATCCCGACCGGTGTCGCCATCGCGTTGCCGGACGGTTACGCCGCGTTCGTCCACCCGCGCTCAGGACTGGCAGCTCGTTGCGGAGTTGCGCTCGTGAACGCCCCAGGGACGGTCGATGCCGGGTACCGTGGTGAGATCAAGGTGATCGTCGTCAACCTGGACCCGCGTGAGCGGGTCAGCTTCCGCCGTGGGGACCGTATCGCTCAGCTGGTGATCCAGCAGGTCGAGAAGGCCCGCTTCCACGAGGTGGCCGAACTGCCCGGGTCTGCACGAGCCGAAGGCGGGTTCGGGTCGACCGGTGGCCATGCCGCGGTTTAG